The proteins below come from a single Juglans regia cultivar Chandler chromosome 12, Walnut 2.0, whole genome shotgun sequence genomic window:
- the LOC118344038 gene encoding 26S proteasome non-ATPase regulatory subunit 1 homolog A-like — protein sequence MDKKSLLGGMRESLYEDEEFDQHQRQLAALLVSKVFYYLSELNDALSYALGAGSLFDVSEDSDYVHTLLAKAIDEYASLKTKAAESNDSAAKVDPRLEAIVERMLDKCIADGKYPQAMGIAIECRRLDKLEEAITKSDNVQGTLSYCINVSHSFVNLREYRREVLRLLVQVYQKLPSPDYLSICQCLMFLDEPEAVASILEKLLRSENKDEALLAFQIAFDLVENEHQAFLLSVRDRLSIPKTKPSEPVQPGPAEPDSSQNENSTAPEDVQMSDGSSPSNLNVHETDPKEVIYAERLTKIKGILSGETSIQLTLQFLYSHNKSDLLILKTIKQSVEMRNSVCHSATIYANAVMHAGTTVDTFLRENLDWLSRATNWAKFSATAGLGVIHRGHLQQGRSLMAPYLPQGGAGGGGSPYSEGGALYALGLIHANHGEGIKQFLRESLRSTNVEVIQHGACLGLGLAALGTADEEIYDDIKNVLYTDGAVAGEAAGISMGLLMVGTASEKASEMLAYAHETQHEKIIRGLALGTALTVYGREEEADTLIEQMTRDQDPILRYGGMYALALAYSGTANNKAIRQLLHFAVSDVSDDVRRTAVLALGFVLYSEPEQTPRIVSLLSESYNPHVRYGAALAVGISCAGTGLSEAISLLEPLTSDVVDFVRQGALIAMAMVMVQISEASDSRVGTFRRQLEKIILDKHEDTMSKMGAILASGILDAGGRNVTIRLLSKTKHDKVTAVVGLAVFSQFWYWYPLIYFISLSFSPTAFIGLNYDLKVPKFEFLSHAKPSLFEYPKPTTAPTTTSAVKLPTAVLSTSAKAKARAKKEADQKANAEKASGAEPSSVGQSSGKGKSSSEKDGDSMQVDGPPEKKSEPELSYEILTNPARVVPAQEKFIKYLEEGRYVPVKLAPSGFVLLRDLRPTEPEVLSLTDTPATAASPAGGAATGQQGSASAMAVDEEPQPPQAFEYAA from the exons ATGGACAAGAAATCCTTACTTGGGGGGATGAG AGAAAGTTTGTATGAAGACGAAGAATTTGACCAACATCAGAGACAACTTGCTGCACTGCTTGTGTCAAAG GTTTTCTATTACTTGAGCGAGCTTAACGATGCACTATCGTATGCCTTGGGAGCCGGTTCTTTATTTGACGTGTCAGAAGATTCTGATTATGTTCATACGCTTCTTG CTAAAGCTATAGATGAATATGCCAGTTTGAAGACGAAGGCAGCAGAATCAAATGATTCAGCAGCAAAGGTGGACCCTAGGTTGGAGGCAATTGTGGAGAGGATGCTGGATAA gTGTATTGCTGATGGAAAATACCCGCAAGCTATGGGGATTGCAATTGAATGCCGGCGATTGGATAAACTTGAGGAAGCAATCACAAAGAGTGATAATGTTCAAGGGACTTTATCTTATTGCATTAATGTCTCTCATTCCTTTGTTAATCTTAGAGAATATCGGCGTGAG GTACTTCGTCTCCTTGTTCAAGTATATCAAAAGCTGCCTTCTCCTGATTATTTGAGTATATGTCAGTGTCTCATGTTCTTGGATGAGCCTGAAGCCGTTGCAAGTATATTGGAAAAGCTTCTTCGCTCAGAAAATAAAGATGAAGCTCTCTTGGCATTTCAAATAGCCTTTGATCTTGTAGAAAATGAACaccaagcatttctcttaaGTGTGAGAGATCGCCTTTCAATTCCCAAGACTAAACCTTCTGAACCAGTGCAGCCTGGACCCGCTGAACCTGATTCTTCGCAGAATGAAAATTCCACAGCTCCAGAGGATGTTCAAATGAGTGATGGGAGTTCTCCGTCTAATTTGAATGTGCATGAAACCGATCCAAAAGAAGTAATATATGCAGAGAGGCTGACTAAAATCAAGGGAATTTTGTCAGGAGAGACGTCAATACAGTTGACTCTTCAATTCTTATACAGTCATAACAA ATCAGATCTTCTCATCCTCAAGACAATAAAGCAGTCAGTCGAGATGAGAAATAGTGTCTGTCATAGTGCAACGATTTATGCTAATGCAGTTATGCATGCTGGAACAACTGTGGATACATTTCTGAGGGAGAATCTA GACTGGTTGAGCAGAGCCACAAATTGGGCTAAATTTAGTGCAACTGCTGGTCTTGGTGTTATTCACAGAGGCCACCTCCAACAGGGGAGGTCACTGATGGCACCATACTTGCCTCAGGGTGGGGCTGGTGGTGGTGGCAGTCCTTACTCGGAAGGTGGAGCTCTCTATGCTTTGGGTCTTATTCATGCAAACCATGGTGAGGGCATCAAACAATTCCTTCGCGAAAGCCTACGCAGTACTAATGTGGAG GTTATTCAACATGGTGCATGCTTAGGCCTTGGTTTGGCGGCTCTAGGAACTGCTGATGAGGAGATTTATGATGACATTAAAAATGTGCTCTACACTGATGGTGCTGTTGCTGGTGAAGCTGCTGGCATCAGTATGGGTTTACTCATGGTTGGAACTGCAAGTGAGAAGGCAAGTGAGATGCTAGCTTATGCACACGAGACACAACACGAGAAGATCATACG GGGTTTAGCATTGGGAACAGCCCTCACGGTCtatggaagagaagaagaagcagacACCCTAATTGAGCAGATGACTCGTGATCAGGATCCTATATTGCGCTATGGTGGTATGTATGCATTGGCGCTGGCCTATAGCGGAACAGCAAACAACAAAGCCATTCGACAGCTGCTACACTTTGCTGTATCAGATGTGAGTGATGATGTCAGGAGGACTGCTGTTCTTGCACTTGGGTTTGTCCTGTACTCTGAGCCAGAGCAG ACTCCGCGAATTGTCTCCCTACTGTCTGAATCTTACAACCCTCACGTTCGATATGGTGCAGCCCTTGCAGTGGGCATTTCTTGTGCTGGAACTGGCCTGAGTGAGGCTATATCTTTGCTAGAGCCTTTGACATCAGATGTTGTTGATTTTGTTCGTCAAGGTGCCCTTATTGCAATGGCCATGGTTATGGTCCAGATTAGTGAAGCCAGTGATTCACGTGTTGGAACCTTCAG GCGGCaattggaaaaaataattcttGATAAGCATGAAGATACCATGAGCAAGATGGGTGCAATCTTGGCCTCTGGAATTCTTGATGCAGGTGGAAGGAATGTAACCATAAGGTTGCTTTCCAAGACAAAACATGATAAAGTCACTGCAGTTGTTGGTCTAGCTGTTTTCAGCCAGTTTTGGTATTGGTATCCCCTTATTTATTTCATAAGCTTGTCGTTCTCACCCACTGCTTTCATTGGACTGAATTATGACTTGAAAGTTCCAAAGTTTGAGTTCTTATCACATGCAAAGCCATCACTTTTTGAATATCCCAAACCAACGACTGCGCCCACAACTACTTCTGCTGTAAAACTGCCCACTGCGGTTCTGTCAACCTCAGCAAAGGCCAAAGCGAGGGCAAAGAAAGAAGCTGATCAGAAGGCTAATGCTGAGAAGGCTTCTGGGGCAGAGCCTTCATCTGTTGGTCAAAGTAGTGGGAAAGGAAAATCATCTAGCGAGAAGGATGGGGACTCAATGCAG GTTGATGGCCCACCAGAGAAGAAATCGGAGCCGGAGTTGTCTTATGAGATTCTGACCAACCCTGCCAGAGTAGTTCCTGCACAGGAAAAGTTCATTAAATATCTAGAAGAAGGCAGATATGTGCCAGTGAAATTGGCACCTTCTGGCTTTGTTCTTCTTAGAGACTTGCGTCCAACTGAACCCGAGGTACTTAGCCTTACAGACACGCCGGCAACTGCAGCATCACCTGCTGGTGGAGCAGCAACAGGACAGCAAGGTTCTGCATCAGCCATGGCAGTTGATGAGGAACCTCAGCCACCTCAGGCTTTCGAGTATGCCGCATGA
- the LOC118344037 gene encoding transcriptional corepressor LEUNIG_HOMOLOG-like: SVLCKFGSFVGFCTLPSDPQYFNDQGGSTQVRFQPRIGQLLAAATENVVSIFDVETDRRTHSLQGHSTEVLSVCWDTSGDYLATVSHESIRVWSLASGECIHELSSSGNMFHSCVFHPSYSTLLVIGGYQSLELWNMAVNKCMTIPAHECVISALAQSPVTGMVASASHDKSVKIWK, encoded by the exons tctgttctatGTAAGTTTGGAAGCTTTGTTGGATTTTGTACATTGCCTTCTGATCCTCAGTATTTTAATGACCAGGGAGGTTCCACACAGGTGAGATTTCAGCCTAGAATTGGACAACTTCTGGCTGCGGCAACAGAGAATGTTGTGTCCATCTTTGATGTCGAGACTGATAGGCGGACACACTCATTACAA GGGCACTCAACAGAAGTGCTCTCCGTCTGTTGGGACACGAGTGGAGATTATTTGGCAACCGTAAGTCATGAGTCTATCAGAGTGTGGTCATTAGCCTCTGGAGAGTGCATTCACGAGCTCAGTTCCAGTGGAAACATGTTTCATTCTTGTGTTTTCCACCCAAGCTACTCCACTCTCTTGGTCATTGGAGGCTACCAG TCTTTGGAACTTTGGAACATGGCCGTGAATAAGTGTATGACAATTCCAGCTCATGAGTGTGTGATATCAGCTTTGGCACAGTCACCGGTAACAGGGATGGTTGCCTCGGCTAGTCATGACAAATCTGTGAAGATTTGGAAATAA
- the LOC109003596 gene encoding cyclin-dependent kinase inhibitor 5-like — protein sequence MGKYIRKAKTTGEVAVMEVSQSSLGVRTRARTLALQESPATPSPTTDTGSVSYLQLRSRRLQKPPIVLSGHGSVPKRHKQGPNYIESCVQHQNQIPDMDNSIPKSNPRSGSRLRVGSASDGPVSPGPLEEEEAKKVVGGAKEGLQEKKKKSSKNNNGDLGLEEASFGENVLEFEGRERSTRESTPCSLIRRDPDTIRTPCSTTRPSGPTKTNGRTQNTTVRHIPTTQEMDDFFAASVEEQRRQFIEKYNFDPVNEKPLPGRYEWVKLDL from the exons ATGGGGAAGTATATTCGCAAGGCCAAAACTACAGGCGAGGTTGCCGTCATGGAGGTCTCCCAGTCCTCCCTCGGGGTACGCACACGCGCCAGAACCCTAGCCCTCCAGGAGTCCCCTGCCACTCCTTCTCCCACTACCGATACCGGCTCCGTCTCCTACCTCCAGCTCCGGAGCCGCCGTCTCCAGAAGCCTCCAATCGTTCTTTCTGGCCACGGCTCTGTACCCAAGCGCCACAAACAGGGACCCAACTATATAGAAAGCTGCGTGCAGCATCAAAATCAAATCCCGGATATGGATAATTCTATCCCCAAATCAAACCCTAGGTCTGGGTCGAGGCTTAGAGTGGGCTCTGCCTCCGATGGGCCAGTCTCCCCTGGGCCCTTGGAAGAGGAGGAGGCGAAGAAGGTTGTGGGTGGTGCTAAAGAAGGCcttcaagaaaagaagaaaaagagtagCAAGAACAACAATGGTGACTTGGGACTTGAGGAAGCTTCGTTTGGGGAGAATGTTTTGGAGTTCGAAGGTAGAGAGAG GAGTACTCGGGAATCCACTCCCTGCAGTTTGATTAGGAGGGATCCAGACACCATAAGAACTCCTTGTTCTACCACCAGGCCTTCCGGCCCAACAAAGACTAACGGCAGAACCCAGAACACAACTGTGAGGCACATCCCAACAACGCAAGAAATGGACGATTTTTTTGCTGCTTCTGTGGAAGAGCAGCGAAGACAATTCATCGAAAA GTACAACTTTGATCCTGTGAACGAGAAGCCGCTTCCAGGGAGATATGAATGGGTGAAATTAGACCTGTAG
- the LOC109021961 gene encoding cyclin-dependent kinase inhibitor 5-like, which yields MGKYIRKAKTTGEVAVMEVSQSSLGVRTRARTLALQESPATPSPTTDTGSVSYLQLRSRRLQKPPIVLSGHGSVPKRHKQGPNYIESCAQHQNQIPDMDNSIPKSNPRSGSRLRVGSASDGPVSPGPLEEEEAKKVVGGAKEGLQEKKKKSSKNNNGDLGLEEASFGENVLEFEGRERSTRESTPCSLIRRDPDTIRTPCSTTRPSGPTKTNGRTQNTTVRHIPTTQEMDDFFAASVEEQRRQFIEKYNFDPVNEKPLPGRYEWVKLDL from the exons ATGGGGAAGTATATTCGCAAGGCCAAAACTACAGGCGAGGTTGCCGTCATGGAGGTCTCCCAGTCCTCCCTCGGGGTACGCACACGCGCCAGAACCCTAGCCCTCCAGGAGTCCCCTGCCACTCCTTCTCCCACTACCGATACCGGCTCCGTCTCCTACCTCCAGCTCCGGAGCCGCCGTCTCCAGAAGCCTCCAATCGTTCTTTCTGGCCACGGCTCTGTACCCAAGCGCCACAAACAGGGACCCAACTATATAGAAAGCTGCGCGCAGCATCAAAATCAAATCCCGGATATGGATAATTCTATCCCCAAATCAAACCCTAGGTCTGGGTCGAGGCTTAGAGTTGGCTCTGCCTCCGATGGGCCAGTCTCCCCTGGGCCCTTGGAAGAGGAGGAGGCGAAGAAGGTTGTGGGTGGTGCTAAAGAAGGCcttcaagaaaagaagaaaaagagtagCAAGAACAACAATGGTGACTTGGGACTTGAGGAAGCTTCGTTTGGGGAGAATGTTTTGGAGTTCGAAGGTAGAGAGAG GAGTACTCGGGAATCCACTCCCTGCAGTTTGATTAGGAGGGATCCAGACACCATAAGAACTCCTTGTTCTACCACCAGGCCTTCCGGCCCAACAAAGACTAACGGCAGAACCCAGAACACAACTGTGAGGCACATCCCAACAACGCAAGAAATGGACGATTTTTTTGCTGCTTCTGTGGAAGAGCAGCGAAGACAATTCATCGAAAA GTACAACTTTGATCCTGTGAACGAGAAGCCGCTTCCAGGGAGATATGAATGGGTGAAATTAGACCTGTAG